A stretch of Lepidochelys kempii isolate rLepKem1 chromosome 14, rLepKem1.hap2, whole genome shotgun sequence DNA encodes these proteins:
- the LOC140898098 gene encoding C-type lectin domain family 2 member D-like, whose translation MFQGSSSPGAVNPPWNCKKSPTCRVVVAVIVVWSALIAAIIALAALTSQLSSADLCPPASPSCTDGWMGYRGKCYYFSEREGSWTESRSRCSAPGASLAGIDSEQETAFLLRHKGVYDHWIGLWREQGQPWKWTNSTKFNHLFQIRGGGDCAYLNDEKGVSSSRCYMGRRWICRKLEVYVMGKETALEGGLKWDS comes from the exons ATGTtccagggcagctccagccccggtgctgtca ACCCTCCTTGGAACTGCAAGAAAAGTCCAACCTGTAGAGTTGTGGTTGCAGTGATAGTTGTATGGTCTGCGTTGATTGCTGCCATcattgctctggcag CGCTGACCTCTCAGCTTTCATCAGCTGAtctgtgcccccctgctagcccctCGTGCACAGACGGCTGGATGGGATACCGAGGGAAATGCTACTATTTCTCAGAGAGGGAAGGGAGCTGGACCGAGAGCCGAAGCCGCTGCTCTGCCCCgggtgcctccctggctgggatcgaCAGTGAGCAGGAAACA GCATTCCTGCTGCGCCATAAGGGTGTCTATGACCATTGGATCGGcctctggagggagcagggtcagccctGGAAATGGACCAACAGCACCAAATTCAACCACCT GTTTCAGAtaagaggaggaggtgactgcGCGTATCTGAACGACGAGAAAGGGGTCAGCAGCTCACGGTGCTACATGGGAAGACGGTGGATCTGTAGGAAACTTGAGGTGTATGTGATGGGAAAAGAGACTGCATTGGAAGGGGGCTTGAAATGGGACTCCTAG